aaaagttgttgaactcctcactatctacaacttttattttggtcacttcttcatgtgataaagtattagtaaacattgttcataaatacacatatgactcatagtttcatgaactatacgagaaacatgttgatttgtaaacaatgtttactatcactttgtcagatgaagaaatgatcaaaataaaagttgtagatcttgatgagttatacaactttggtattcatcacttttttagctgaaatcatttaatggttgaaaatctcattcgaacttgtcatttttttaaatttgaaaatttgaagtgctcaaactttgtcacatgaaaagaatgaccaaatcaacacactaacttgatagggcaagattttagaaaattttaggaaaaaaaatcatcacatttagagttagtataagagagaaagactagttacaaattttacccagagattaaaaagaaaaatcacaactgttcatgatgatcaatgatgaacaagtgtgatttctctttttaatctgtggctgaaacttgtaactagtttttctccctcatactaactccaaatgtgatggtttttttctctaaaattttctaaaatcatgctatattattttagtctagtcatctatctttgtcactaattttgaacaattcaaattttaaatttcagaaaatgacagcttcaaacctgattttcaaacactaaatgattttagctgtaaaggtgatgaatataaaagttgtataactcatcaagatctcctacttttattttggtcatttcttcatttcataaagtgttaagtgattttataaagttttagtagtaatagagttgatgttcaaatagagtcatctggatgttgcaaagggtagtctcacacacatgcataaatatagtctcacacacatacaaaaatatgtagtcttacacacgtacataaatatatagtctcacacgcatgcataaatgaagtcttataaacacacacttacacaaacactccacgttcaacaactagctagcccgctgtaacgactttccccttgacacctttttgttcccatggcaatatgtctttggggaggttcttttccacaacactgatcttcttaggaaagtctgtgaatagcagcatctcatcgtagttattgtagcttcaacatcgtccacgccatcaactccaataatgtacTGTTTCCcaaaggcaaccacgtgctttgtcttcttctttggggggaggttactttgtgggtcagatatatagaaaacttgtgcggcacgtgaagcgagcacccaagggtcatcttggtagcctagattctcgaggtccatgactctcaatccgatctcgttcagttggtgttgtttgatccagcggcatcgaaacagggccaccgttatatcccttccatagtcaagttcccatatctcttcaatgatgccaaagtattggatcttttgccccaatccatcgagagcctctattcgaacgccgctgttttggttcacatatttactatcctttgcgtgggtatagtatgtatacccattgatgtcataagcattccaagatgtcacttgtctcgatggcccctctgccaacctactgatggtaatagagtctgtgGTTTCTCtaggtggtatgttttggtccttcaaccatgtagttagtcattgcttgtgttgttccatgacccaatcatccgaacgaccatttctctccgccataatggtagccaagtgttcatcaatgtatggttgcatcagttgtgtactctgcaagacactgtaatgcacccgactcacctctttgtaatcatggtcgatgaacacttttctaccactggtgcccttcctggccagccttcccttgtgacgagaatcaggtttaccaatccctttctgtacttttaggtactcttgatagcactcgacgacttcttcagtactgtaaccctctatcatggagccctttgggtatgctcgattatgcacgtatcgacttagaaccgacatgaaccgctcgtaggaccacatttcatgcaagtagcaagggtccaacgcctgtatctgatgaaccatgtgagtcatgagatgtggcattatatccaaaaaagcaggaggtaaacacatctccagttggttttgtgtctccaccacaaatttatgtaggtcactcaactcttgcttgctaatcgtcttttgtgagatcttcgaaaagaagtagcacatgagggtgatggccattttcaagaactctggctttatagccctaattgcaataggtagaaacactgtcagcatcacatggcaatcgtgagccttgcagtgtgttattgacaagtccttcattgacactagcttcttaacatttgctgaaaacccagtcgggactttgatcccccttaggaaagtgtatatagctctcttctcatctggtgttaggttgaagcatgccacgggcagagtgtattttccattagccttaggtacagggtgaagctgtggcatcacgtttagctacaccatgtctttccgtgctttcagatcatcctttaacttgcctgtgtccatcaaggtagcaatgagactctcaaagacattcttctacacatgcatagcatcaatggcatgggggacctccaagtctggccaataaggcagatactgaaagaagatcgattgtttcttgaaaggtacaccttcgataggaggtgtgcttctatctctgctcgtcccatctagattcttctttccatagatgacgcatatgtttttcaccattctgtacacgtgttctccgttactgacgtctctccagagggggttcaatctctggggcgttgtcataaaatctaaagaacaatttgctgtggtacttgtgacttgtctttaagaagcatcggttccttaggtaaattatcttcttggatgcatctaggtacacccatgtagtaccatccaagcaaaccaagcatcccgtctttcctttgatctatctagacaaagcaaacagcacgagataatcattggtagtaacaaatattattgctctacatatgaagtcctcctttcggaacacatcgtacatctgctccccatgcctccatagcctctccatttcttgcatcaaaggctcgaggaacacgtctatatcaatgcctggttgtttagggccagaaataagaatagtgaggagaaggtacttcctcttctgacacaaccatgttgggatgttgtacatggtcaagatcactggccatgtgctgtggtcgatcatcctctcattgaagggattcattccatcggtgctcaagccaaaccgtacattccttgggtcatcgctgaattctttgtgcttctcatcaaacctttgccactgactacaattagccgggtgtgcaatcttatcatcatccaccttgcgctcatcatcccaccatgtcatgagtgtggcttctttagggtttaggaagatacgtctcaagcggtcgatcactggcaaggtaccacattaccaaggcaggaattcttctctgctttgcatcgttgcctaatggagtgtcctctaggggctgagattcttgtaccaccttttttgtacccttcttattcctctttttccccatggagggttcatccccaccgtaaaggtcattgttcttgtaccagctagccccacaccggggacatttatctagtgacttgaacatttcaccacgaaaaagtatacagtggttggggcatgcatggattttttcaacccccattgtcaatggacttatgaccttcttcgcttggtatgtgttggcgggaactgagtttggttgtggcagcacccatgatcaggagatgcaatagatcattgaaactatagtctgaccagccgtacttagccttcaggatgagcagctcaagcacaaaatgtagcaatgtccaatgtgttgaacaacccttttcaacaccatacatagtctccttcgatgcttttatcaccctttccaaattttctagaccttttcgggctatttagtaaaatctctggtccaagggctcgaatcatgtcctccaaatcatcttcatcccctgacacgtgctccaccatcattattggcaccatcttcgtcgttaccatcccaaccaccagcatcaccaccttgttcattaccaaactcgaaatccattcatgcatcaagctctgctgaatattgggatagggattctatggttttgtcgtcgtattcctcctcatcctcgtcgttaacaataaccgtttcaccatgatgaatccacactgtatagtcctcaacaaatcctcgcataatcaaatgtgatctgatgatagtcacatctgtccatgccatacggttcttgcaatctttacaagggcaaataattgtatccttattctctttcaatgtcgttgcatgcttctttgcggcttcaataaatttatccacctcttcacggaaacctgccttaaccttaacgaaccatacatcctaagagttcctgtactccatcttttacaacaacaacaaaacaaacattaaaggactacttattcagatatatataaaaataaatcaaattaataattacttgagaataattgtatatacttcagatatatatgaatataaatctaatataattacatgaagcatacaaacacaccatggtagaggaaaattaattaatggcccatttatccataaataattaaaatacatatttattgattacaataaacaatttcaaagacaacaattagcaacaattatactttacccaatatctttcatacaaaccctagtccaatttcatcaaacataaattaacaaaaacaaaattaataaaaaaccaaaccctagatctagatccacatgcacatgaaacatccataaaactaactaattgttcactaaaataaaaaaacatggaccaaataaggtactgatcttgttctcctccctaatttaccctagtacatttaaaacttggctctaatttgcttcataagtagctcaagcaccatagaagagagagaaaaacaaaactctaattactcactaaccaaccattaaaacttcaaaaaaagtgtggaatagtattttcttaccttctacaacctctccaccaaaggatttgagaccaaaaccttccccttagtagagcaatttttgggaggtgcccaaggcctccccacctttctttcacgggttggagtgagtgacccgaggaggaagaagtgcTGCAActattttatatgtgggtcatttgtaggggcggctggtgattgagccgcccctacaaatccgagctatatatacgtgggcatttgtaggggcggctcaatcaccagtcgcccctacaaatagaaattctaggggcggctggtgattgagccgcccctacaaatcagaccccatttgtaggggcggctcgtatcaccagccgcccctgctgttccatttgtaggggcggctggtgtctgggcacccgagcatgccactgtaggagcggctccatcaccagccatccctacaaaaaaattgaaccgttgctaaaaatcattttttacgtagtgtcatGGACAACATGTTcagacatgtccaagaacccgGTTGCAGAGTGGCATCTGAAAAGAAAATGTATACACTGATGGCACTGTTAAGTATGGCTTTCTAACATCAACCGGTGAACCATGCAGTGTTGACAATGCGCTAGCAAATACAAACTGGAAACAAGCCATGGAAATATAGAATATAAGGCCTTGACCAATAACAAAACCTGGCACCTTGTTCCACCATAGAAAGGGAGAAATGTTATAGGGTGCAAATCAAGCATAAGGAAAGATACAAAGCTCGCCTAGAGGCGAAAGGGTTCAAAACAGAGGTATGGAATTGACTATGATGATACTTTCAGCCCATTATTAAAACTTCTACTATTCATATTATTTTGTCCATTGTTGTTACTCGAGGATGGAGCCTTCGGCAGCTTGATGTACAAAATGCATTTCTTCATGGCCATCTTGAAGAAGAAGTGTATATGCAACAGCCACCAGGTTTTGAAGACACACTTCCAAACTTGGTTATGTCTGCAAACTTGATAAAGCATTATATTtgctaaagcaagcacctagagcgtGGTACTCACGACTAAGTAGGAAGCTTAACACACTTGGTTTCAGGCGTCAAAAGCTGATACTTCACTGTTCTTTTATAATAAAGGGGGAGTAACCATGTTTGTTCTTgtgtatgttgatgacatcatagtaGCTAGCTCCATAGGAAAGGCTACTGATGCCCTGCTTCAAGATCTTCAAAAAGAGTTTGCACTGAAAGATCTTGGACAGCTTCACTATTTCTTAGGCATTGAGGTGTCTAAGGTACATGATGGTATTGTCCTAATGCAAGATAAGTATGGCTCTGATCTCCTTAAGAAAGTAGGCATGTCTGATTGTAAACCTGTAGCTGCTCCACTAAGCACAAGTGAAAAATTGTCGCTGCATGAAGGGTCCTTGTTAGGCCTGAATGATGCTACTCATTATAGAAGTATTGTTGGAGCATTACAATATCTATCACTCACTAGACCTGACATAGCCTATTCAGTAAATAAGGTGTGTCAGTTTCTTCATGCTCCAACTACTGTGCATTGGGCAGCTGTGAAAAGAATTTTGAGATACCTGAAACAATGTACCAAGCTGGGTCTCAAGATTCACAAGTCTTCTTCCACGCTGGTGACTGCTTTTTAGCACAGATGATAGGAGGTCTACAAGGGGCTTTTTAGTTTTCTGGGTTCTAATCTTGTATCATGGAGTGCTCGCAAGCAACACACAGTGTCAAGGTCCAGCACTGAGTCTGAGTACAAAAGATGTAGCCGATGCAACTGCTGAGGTGATGTGGATTCAAACTCTTCTTCAAGAATTGCACATTAACAGTCCAAGGGCAGCAAAGTTATGGTGTTTCATGCTAGGACTAAGCATATAGAAGTTGATTATCATTTTGTCAGAGAAAGAGTATCACTGAAATTGTTTCAGGTGATCAAGTAGTAGATGGCTTTACAAAGGCATTGTTAGTTTGACTCTTGGAGAACTTCAAATACAATCTCAGCCTAGTGAACTTGTGATTGAGGGGGAGTGTTAAAGGTTAAAGATGTACATGTGTGTGTGAGTCACGGTAATACCCTTGAGGTGATAAGGCCACGACGTGCATTACTCATAGGGTCAAGTCTTGAACGATATTATAGGTATGCATAGCATGCATTactcactactagagatgtcccCTTTGACGAGGGCTTCtgggtttgccgagggctagatctcgggcactcggcaaagggggtctttaccgagggccagccctaggagccctcggcaaagctaggccctcggcaaataagcctttgccgagggcctggccctcggcaaacaaacggccctcggcaaaataaatctttgccgacgGCCTAGCCCTCGGTaaattggccctcggcaaataggccggatgggtcacggcggccactggcgtcagtctttgccgagtgcccgccgtcaggcactcggcaaagattttttattttttttaaatattctttgccgagggccaatggccaggccctcggcaaagaccccctttgccgagggccaggctaggccctcggcaaagatttttttttgtccaTGGGCGGGGAATTTGGGCCGCTGGCCGATTTTGGGTTGggtccctttgccgagggcccagatccagggccctcggcaaagattttttattttttttaatattctttgccgagggccattggtcaggccctcggcaaagaccccctttgccgagggccaggctagaccctcggcaaagagttttttttggttttttgaacccagtttttttgtggtgctataatacattatttaaatctcaattttaaaatttgggccaaatttgactttttttgatatatttccctaatttatttcttttcgttgatttttttcgaatatttcaaatttgaactgcaggtggatggaataatagCAATTTAGTGAtttgaaaaatgttattcatggtatttggtgtatgttgattccctatccatgaactcgcatcaaatttcgggcatcttcttcacgtaacatgacgaggaacttgtcggaaaagtggtttttaaattatataaaatccatacgaagtccgaaaatcatgaaacttagtcgaggtgtcatgttatcgcatgtgtaggctgtggtaaaaatttgagaaggtttcgagcaagttcgtgacgtcggatgcctaaaacccagacatctccacatgatcacatttttcgaatcactaaattgcattattccatccacctgcagttcaaatttgaaatattcgaaaaaaatcaacgaaaagaaataaattagggaaatatatcaaaaaaagtcaaatttggcccaaattttaaaattgagatttaaataatgtattatagcaccacaaaaaaactgggttcaaaaaaccaaaaaaaaactctttgccgagggtctagcctggccctcggcaaagggggtctttgccgagggcctggccaatggccctcggcaaagaatatttaaaaaaaataaaaaatctttgccgagggctctggatctgggccctcggcaaagggcccaaccctaaatcggccagcggcccaaattccccgcccacagaccaaaaaaaaaatctttgccgagggcctagcctggccctcggcaaagggggtctttgccgagggcctggccaatggccctcggcaaagaatatttaaaaaaaaataaaaaatctttcccgagggccctggatctggtccctcggcaaagggcccaaccGTAAATCGGCCAGCCCAAGTTCCCCGCCACAGAACGCTTGACGCGCCGCTGCGCGGCCTACCGCTGCCCCCGCACCCCGCCGCTGCTTCGCGCCCCGCTGCAGCTCTCGGCCGCCCCGCGCCCCTCGACGTAGCGCGGCCGACCGCCCCGCGCGCCCGTCTCCCACAACAccacccgccgccgcccgcgcgcccGTGCCGGTCTGGCCCGCGCCTGGCCGCTGCAGCGCGCctggccgccaccgccaccccgtGCGCCCCCAGCCCCCGGCCGCCAGAGGCCACCCACCATCGCCACCCCGCACGCCTCGCGCCTGGCCGCCCACGCCCGGCCGCCACAGCGTACccggccaccaccgccaccccCGCGCCCCGCCCCTGGCCGccagaggaggagggaggaggagcaggccaccGGAGGAGCCCCACCCCGCCGCTCGCCTCAACCCGCCGGAGGTGCCCCagccccggccgcgccgcccgcccacGCCCGTCGGCCGGCCCGcccccgaggaggaggagaacctccgcgccatccgccggccaccggagaaggaggaggaccccGCGCCACCCGCCAACCCCATCCACGCTGTCCGCTGTGCCTGCCCCCGTTCCGAGCAGAAGGTGGGAgaaagggaggaagaggagaaggggaacaggagaagagaggaggcctgagaagagaggaggaggaggtgccccgcCCTAGGCCCCTTGACGCCGCCCCGTCCAGCGACCCTCGACCCATCCGCGGCCTCCGACAGTCCCTCCGACGTCCAGGTATGCCCTTCCCTCGCTTCATGGTGTACAATGctggtgaaggaggaggtctaggtggaggtcgaggtggtggtggcgtgcaatggtggaggtgtaggtggaggtggaggtggagaaggagggtagtgtgttcgttgaggtggtggatgtggtggtgtggtcgttgtggtggatgtggtggtgtggtcatggtcgttgtggtggatgtcgtggtgtggtcgtggtcggtggtggtggtagtgtggtggttgtggtggtggtggtgtggtcgtggtggtgtggtcgtggtggtggaggttgtggtggtggtggtgtgggtcatggtggtggtggtggtagtgtggtggttgtggtggtggtggtgtggtcgtggtggtggaggtggtggtgtgttggtggtggattaatatatatctggctatcggccatcgtgccgtatttgttcccttgatatgtggttgtcggccatcatgccggttttttcttgcaggttttggaaacctccccgtacaggggaggttctgccgaaattttcaacttatagtattgtgtttcttcttttgcagagaagagcacgtcagaggggactcggcgaccctgatcctcttcgtcggcgttgcgggtctgcctgcacagcATCGCCTCGTCACTgcccgactcgccactgccccgctagcctgactccaccgccaccctaggtataaataagccctcctcccgtatcattgtcttagatcagcgtaacccagttaggcgtctcccgtccgaaagagatacggtcgtaggtatgcggatctttgcatatctacgaccgtatctgtttcagattgtccatgttttttggacagcccgcggatgcgtagatgggttagttttccATGGTATGCTCCTAGTCCGAGACCGAGTTTCGGCAGCTCTTCccttgttgttctccggatacacactctccctggcaggacgtgtatcgggagaacagcggggaggtgctgccgaaattctgtctcggagaggAGCAGAgcctggaaactgacctcatctatgcatccgcgggtgggattaggacctatcctcacctattagacattaggaacaccgcgtagatgcaattgatggtcacaatactctgtgATGTAAATGTTAAGGATGGAGGaccatcagtggatgtacatAGGCTAGAGAAGCGgcagtgactacgactatgaatgggtgaaggggacagatcgtttcttgaaacatgcatttggcccaggagcaggaggacattctctagtttggtgtccctgcagcaaatgtgacaacaggagaaaggtagacgagaagaccatgggtagacatcttgtgttcaatggttatacgcctggctactagcagtggatctaccatggtgaagcagatcgtataagagcggaggtggtgagagcacgcctcgaggcttttgatgatgatgccggggtagcagacatgctagatgacgcccaccaagctcacttcgctgaacgacgtgagaaggaggagatggaggaatccgcaaaggacttctacaaaatgttgcactcggcacagaaaccccttcacgagcgtacaactgatttctcagctggatgcggttggacgcgtaatggggttgaaggccgagttaaacctgagtcgagaaggcttcgataagatgttggccgtgtttggcaccatgctaccggagaagcacactttgccgatgaacttgtacgaggcagagaaactccttcgtatgcttaagatgccgtatgacaagatacatgtttgtccgaaggggtgcgtcctatttaggaaagaacacaaggacgcaaattactagtctgaagtgtaaatcctctaggtacctggaggtagactctggtgatggttagaaaaagcagcttccgatccccgcgagagtgctacggcaccttcctttcctgccgaggatccaacggctattcatgatcgaggaatccgtgaaacagatgacatggcacaaagatggcaaacggtacaatcctgggaagatggtacatccgtctgatgctgaagcatggacgtacttcaatgacaaacatcgtgacaaagcagctgaggcccgtaatgtacgtgtcgcgctggcaacagatgggttcaatccttatggaatgatggctgccccatacacatgctggcccatttttgttatccccctcaatctccctcccaggcatctcctttcaacggcataacgtattcttgtcgttgataattcctggacacccggggagtaatatgggtgtgttcatggagcctgtgattgatgaattgatccacgcttgggagaagggggtatggacatacgaccgagctacaaagacaagcttcaaaatgcacgtttggtaccactactccctgcatgacttcctggcgtatgggttatttgccgcctggtgtgttcacgggaagttcccatgcccaatatgcaaggaagctgtgaggttcatttggttgaagaagggtggcaagtattcgtcattcgaccagcatcgtcagttcctccctctagaccatgaattcagagaagacatcaagagctttacgaaaggtgtcaaagtgacagaccctaaaccgcacttgaggactggtgccgaggttcgtgctcagatagatgctctcgtgcccaatgaagaaggtggttttgtgggatatggtgaggaacatatgtggactcataagtccggcttgacgaggctcccctatttcgatgaccttcttctgccacataatattgatgtaatgcacactgaaaagaatatcgccgaggcactttggggaactctcatggacactgacaagtctaaggacaacgttaaggctagagtggacctagcgacgttgtgcgatagaccgaatcaagcgatgcagcctcctagtggccgaaacaagaactggaaaaggcctaaggtcaatttcgtcttgcaaatcgatcaaaggagggaagtactaaaatggatccagacgttaatgttcccagatggatatgcagcgaatcttagcaggggagtgaacttaggcactctgcgagtcaacgggatgaagagtcatgactaccacatatggattgagcggcttcttccggcgatggtccgaggctatgtccctgagcatgtttggctagtgctggcagagttgagctttttctttcgccagctttgtgccaaggagatatctcggaccgtcgctcaggacttggaaaaagcggcacctatgttgctctgtaagctggagaagatctttccacccggcttcttcttgccgatgcagcatctgattgtgcacctcccgtccgaggcacgtttgggggggcccgtgcaggcccgttggtgctatccaatcgagagatgtctaaagactcttcgcaaaaaatgtacaaataaagccagaattgaggcttccattgcagaggcatgccttcgggaggaggtggcaaacttcacaacgcaatactacaagccgaaccttcctagcaatcataatccactccctcgttacaatgctggcgaaaatgaatcgaccctcagccttttccaaggccaactcggcagcgcaagtg
Above is a genomic segment from Miscanthus floridulus cultivar M001 unplaced genomic scaffold, ASM1932011v1 fs_291_2_3, whole genome shotgun sequence containing:
- the LOC136531155 gene encoding glycine-rich cell wall structural protein 2-like, with translation MGLAGGAGSSSFSGGRRMARRFSSSSGAGRPTGVGGRRGRGWGTSGGLRRAAGWGSSGGLLLLPPPLAARGGARGWRWWPGTLWRPGVGGQARGVRGGDGGWPLAAGGWGRTGWRWRPGALQRPGAGQTGTGARAAAGGVVGDGRAGRSAALRRGARGGRELQRGAKQRRGAGAAVGRAAARQAFCGGELGLADLRSLLKLGKYDVDVHGISLDKTK